A stretch of Sulfitobacter sp. THAF37 DNA encodes these proteins:
- a CDS encoding TRAP transporter small permease: MYAASYRVADLIARGLAFAGGGILILITLITCVSIAGRAFVPLDIGIGPIRGIYDITEIGMAAAIFAFLPWAQLRETHARVDLFQAALPRRVDLALDLLFNIGMAFVAIVGSWRLYLGMLDKLSYGETTLIAQIPVWQGFAASLVGAVGFVIVSVFCIWRAARRLIGMEQQV; encoded by the coding sequence ATGTACGCGGCAAGTTACAGGGTGGCGGATCTTATCGCGCGGGGGCTCGCCTTTGCCGGGGGCGGCATCCTGATCCTGATCACGCTGATCACCTGCGTGTCGATCGCCGGACGCGCCTTTGTGCCGCTGGACATCGGCATCGGCCCGATCCGCGGCATCTACGACATCACCGAAATCGGCATGGCCGCCGCCATCTTTGCCTTTCTGCCCTGGGCGCAGCTGCGCGAGACCCACGCACGGGTGGACCTGTTTCAGGCCGCCCTGCCCCGGCGGGTGGATCTGGCGCTGGACCTGCTGTTCAACATCGGCATGGCCTTTGTCGCCATCGTGGGCAGCTGGCGGCTGTACCTGGGGATGCTGGACAAACTGTCCTACGGGGAGACGACCCTGATCGCACAGATCCCGGTCTGGCAGGGGTTCGCCGCATCGCTGGTCGGTGCCGTCGGTTTCGTGATCGTCTCGGTCTTTTGCATCTGGCGCGCGGCCCGAAGGCTGATCGGCATGGAACAACAGGTATAG
- a CDS encoding TRAP transporter substrate-binding protein, with the protein MKRRDFLKTTAAGTAMMAAMPGAALAQEVTLRLHQFLPPVATVPAKILKPWGERLAEASDGRLNVQHFDAMSLGGRPPELMDQARDGVVDLSMTVVGYTPGRFPRTEVFELPFMMTSPVATSLAFWQMVEEDFQSNEYAEFKVLGAWVHGPGVIHSTDPIEKLEDMKGKTVRGPTRVINDMLSELGATPVGMPLPAIPESLSKGVINSTVIPWEVTPAVRLSELVSNHTEFSGEESLYTATIVLVMNKAKYDALPDDLKAILDAESGAKLSEFAAQVMWDNDAPGRELAVQNGNNIIQLDETEIALWKDAAQPVIDRWVAEMDGKGLDGQGLIDRAKALIAEKTS; encoded by the coding sequence ATGAAAAGAAGAGATTTTCTGAAAACGACCGCAGCAGGCACGGCGATGATGGCCGCCATGCCCGGTGCCGCACTGGCGCAGGAAGTGACCCTGCGGCTGCACCAGTTCCTGCCCCCCGTGGCGACCGTCCCGGCCAAGATCCTCAAGCCCTGGGGCGAGCGCCTGGCAGAGGCGTCTGACGGACGGCTGAACGTGCAGCATTTTGACGCGATGTCACTGGGCGGACGGCCACCCGAACTGATGGACCAGGCCCGCGACGGGGTGGTGGACCTGTCGATGACGGTGGTGGGGTACACGCCCGGCCGCTTCCCGCGCACCGAGGTGTTCGAGCTGCCATTCATGATGACCAGCCCGGTGGCCACCTCGCTGGCCTTCTGGCAGATGGTCGAGGAAGATTTCCAGTCCAACGAATACGCCGAATTCAAGGTGCTGGGCGCCTGGGTGCACGGCCCCGGCGTCATCCACTCCACCGATCCGATCGAGAAACTGGAGGACATGAAGGGCAAGACCGTGCGCGGCCCCACCCGCGTGATCAACGACATGTTGTCCGAACTGGGGGCCACCCCCGTCGGCATGCCCCTGCCCGCGATCCCTGAATCGCTTTCCAAGGGGGTGATCAACTCCACCGTGATCCCGTGGGAGGTCACGCCGGCGGTGCGCCTGTCCGAACTGGTATCGAACCACACCGAATTCTCGGGCGAGGAATCGCTGTATACCGCGACCATCGTTCTGGTGATGAACAAGGCGAAATACGATGCCCTGCCCGACGACCTCAAGGCGATCCTGGACGCGGAATCCGGCGCCAAGCTGTCGGAATTCGCGGCACAGGTGATGTGGGACAATGACGCGCCGGGACGCGAGCTGGCCGTGCAGAACGGCAACAACATCATCCAGCTGGACGAAACCGAAATCGCCCTCTGGAAGGACGCCGCGCAGCCCGTGATCGACCGCTGGGTGGCCGAGATGGACGGCAAGGGCCTGGACGGACAGGGCCTGATCGACCGGGCCAAGGCCCTGATCGCCGAAAAGACCTCCTGA
- a CDS encoding crotonase/enoyl-CoA hydratase family protein codes for MPPRQTKGKATRVEIDGDIATITFDRPEKRNAMNDALVADLDAFFSNPPDGVNAVILTGAGGHFCSGLDLAEHEQRAPVAGVYHSRNWHRVADLIEFGPLPVISAMTGAVIGGGLEIATSTHVRIAEPDVRFQLPEGRRGIFVGGGATVRVSRIIGADRMREMMLTGRNYGADEGLAMGLAHYSVGAGEALPLARKLARKIADNAPFSNYLMIQAISRIGDMSRGDGLFTESLAAAMSQTSDGAKEGLRAFLEKREPKFR; via the coding sequence ATGCCGCCACGCCAGACCAAGGGCAAGGCCACCCGCGTGGAGATCGACGGGGATATCGCGACGATCACCTTCGACCGCCCGGAAAAGCGCAACGCGATGAACGACGCGCTGGTCGCAGACCTTGATGCGTTCTTTTCCAACCCGCCGGACGGCGTGAATGCCGTCATCCTGACCGGCGCAGGCGGGCATTTCTGTTCCGGTCTCGACCTGGCGGAGCATGAGCAGCGCGCGCCGGTCGCGGGGGTCTATCATTCCCGCAACTGGCACCGTGTGGCGGACCTGATCGAATTCGGCCCCCTGCCCGTGATCTCTGCCATGACGGGCGCTGTGATCGGCGGCGGGCTGGAGATCGCCACATCGACCCACGTGCGCATCGCGGAACCGGACGTAAGGTTTCAGCTGCCCGAGGGGAGGCGCGGCATCTTTGTCGGCGGCGGGGCCACCGTGCGGGTAAGCCGTATCATCGGCGCGGACCGGATGCGGGAAATGATGCTGACGGGCCGGAACTATGGCGCTGACGAAGGCCTGGCGATGGGGCTGGCGCACTACAGCGTCGGTGCCGGTGAAGCCCTGCCGCTGGCCCGCAAGCTGGCGCGGAAAATTGCAGACAATGCGCCGTTTTCCAATTATCTGATGATCCAGGCGATTTCGCGCATCGGCGACATGTCGCGTGGCGACGGCCTGTTCACCGAAAGCCTGGCGGCAGCGATGTCGCAGACCTCGGATGGCGCAAAGGAGGGGTTGCGCGCATTCCTTGAGAAACGCGAGCCAAAGTTCAGATGA
- a CDS encoding amidohydrolase family protein yields the protein MVDFSKVKAIDFHTHAEEPCCDHRDDGYNEFQAGMAAYFKNPAGAEGMLPTVQDTAAYYRERNIAAVIFPVDAERETGFRRYSNEEVAQICAENDDILIPFASVDPHKGKAGAREVRRLVRDFGVRGFKFHPTMQGFYPNDREACYTVLEACAEEGVITLFHTGQTGVGSGMRGGMGMRLKYSNPMYLDDVAVDFPDLKIILAHPSFPWTEEGLAVAQHKPNVYFDMSGWSPKYFPEIFIKYANSILKKKMLFGSDWPAITPDRWLRDFEAAPFKDEVRPLILKENAMRLLGVAG from the coding sequence ATGGTCGATTTCAGCAAGGTGAAAGCGATCGACTTTCACACCCATGCCGAGGAGCCGTGCTGCGATCACCGCGATGACGGCTACAACGAATTCCAGGCGGGGATGGCGGCCTATTTCAAGAACCCGGCGGGTGCCGAAGGCATGCTTCCCACCGTTCAGGATACTGCCGCCTATTACCGCGAACGCAACATCGCGGCGGTGATCTTTCCGGTGGATGCAGAGCGCGAGACCGGTTTTCGCCGCTACTCGAACGAGGAAGTCGCGCAGATCTGTGCCGAGAACGACGATATCCTGATCCCCTTCGCCTCGGTCGATCCGCACAAGGGCAAGGCCGGTGCGCGCGAGGTGCGGCGGCTTGTGCGCGACTTCGGCGTGCGGGGGTTCAAGTTTCATCCGACCATGCAGGGTTTTTATCCCAACGACCGCGAGGCCTGTTACACCGTGCTGGAGGCCTGCGCGGAGGAGGGCGTGATCACCCTTTTCCATACCGGTCAGACCGGTGTCGGCTCGGGGATGCGGGGCGGCATGGGGATGCGGCTGAAGTATTCCAACCCGATGTATCTGGATGATGTGGCGGTGGATTTCCCCGACCTCAAGATCATCCTGGCGCACCCCAGCTTTCCCTGGACCGAAGAGGGGCTTGCGGTGGCGCAGCACAAGCCCAACGTCTATTTCGACATGTCCGGCTGGTCGCCCAAGTATTTTCCCGAGATCTTCATCAAATACGCCAATTCGATCCTGAAGAAGAAGATGCTCTTCGGCTCGGACTGGCCTGCGATCACGCCCGACCGTTGGCTCCGGGATTTCGAGGCGGCCCCATTCAAGGACGAAGTGCGCCCGCTGATCCTCAAGGAAAATGCGATGCGGCTTCTGGGGGTTGCGGGCTGA
- a CDS encoding cytochrome P450, whose translation MADLAPMDEKITLQDLDRDPYPIYRRLRREAPVLRVKSAGRTLLTKAEDTKYVKDNPEIFSSDDPNTPMKRAFWAHTLMRKDGEEHKRERMAMAPAFSPKVIKNDWMPQYTKIAEEYVSRLPRGEIVDLFSILSGAYAARGLAILLGMPEASDEDMMEWSQALIEGAGNFGWADAPFERADRANTQIHALLDSIQDRHRAEPDNSAFSVMLNADDPIEEKQIYANIKIAIGGGINEPRDALNTILYGLLTHPDQLAEVRRHDHWEQAFEEGVRWVAPIQASSRLVTQDTELRGYMIPKGDTVMTIQASANRDEDVYQDGESFNVYRDKTPHQAFGNGPHFCQGTHVARRAVGQIMLPMLFDRFPKMSIPDTDDVIWKGFGFRGPIQIPVRLN comes from the coding sequence ATGGCCGATCTTGCCCCAATGGACGAGAAAATCACCCTTCAGGATCTGGATCGCGACCCCTATCCGATCTATCGCCGCCTGCGGCGCGAGGCCCCGGTTCTGCGGGTGAAATCCGCCGGGCGCACGCTGCTGACCAAGGCCGAGGACACCAAATACGTCAAGGATAACCCGGAGATTTTCAGCTCGGACGATCCCAACACCCCGATGAAGCGGGCCTTCTGGGCGCATACCCTGATGCGCAAGGATGGCGAGGAACACAAGCGCGAGCGGATGGCGATGGCCCCGGCCTTTTCCCCAAAGGTCATCAAGAACGACTGGATGCCCCAATACACGAAGATCGCCGAGGAATACGTGTCGCGCCTGCCGCGGGGCGAGATCGTCGATCTCTTCTCGATCCTGTCGGGCGCCTATGCCGCGCGCGGTCTGGCCATCCTGCTGGGGATGCCCGAGGCGTCGGATGAGGACATGATGGAGTGGTCGCAGGCCCTGATCGAGGGGGCGGGCAATTTCGGCTGGGCCGATGCGCCCTTCGAACGCGCCGACCGTGCCAATACGCAGATCCATGCGCTGCTGGACAGCATCCAGGACCGCCACCGCGCCGAGCCGGACAATTCGGCCTTTTCAGTGATGCTGAATGCCGACGATCCGATCGAGGAAAAGCAGATATATGCCAACATCAAGATCGCCATCGGCGGCGGTATCAACGAGCCGCGCGATGCGCTCAATACCATTCTTTATGGGTTGTTGACCCACCCCGACCAGCTGGCCGAGGTGCGTCGGCACGATCATTGGGAACAGGCGTTCGAAGAAGGCGTGCGCTGGGTCGCCCCGATCCAGGCGTCCTCGCGGCTGGTCACGCAGGATACCGAACTGCGCGGCTACATGATCCCCAAGGGCGACACCGTGATGACCATTCAGGCCAGCGCCAATCGGGACGAGGACGTCTATCAGGATGGCGAAAGCTTCAATGTCTATCGGGACAAGACGCCGCACCAGGCCTTTGGAAACGGGCCGCATTTCTGCCAGGGCACCCATGTGGCCCGCCGCGCGGTGGGGCAGATCATGCTGCCGATGCTCTTTGACCGCTTCCCCAAGATGAGCATCCCCGACACGGACGACGTGATTTGGAAGGGCTTCGGCTTTCGCGGGCCGATCCAGATTCCGGTGCGGCTGAACTAG
- a CDS encoding bestrophin family protein yields the protein MIVRDHPSTLQLFLVMQGSIVPKIIGKIVGIAFLTTVVILIDTHVAELPHISIAAMSIFGIALSLFLGFRNNAAYDRWWEARKLWGSMIADLRNLGRHMCIFVGNGADRAQILSWAVAFAHLHRGALRDVDVSAEITGWVGAGTASDLLAHQNPADAALRSMADQIGSLTGQQAISGFGQMTISQTLSSLALAQAGCERIKSTPLPFVYSLLIRRTTYLYCWLLPFALIEPSGAFAPLLAAVVAYVFFGLQTVTNELELPFQNVHNGLPLDAMCRTIEISVSEALGQPAPKPLVPKDYVLT from the coding sequence ATGATCGTCCGCGACCACCCCTCCACCCTGCAGCTTTTCCTCGTGATGCAGGGGTCGATCGTTCCGAAGATCATCGGGAAAATCGTCGGCATCGCGTTCCTGACGACGGTCGTGATCCTGATCGACACCCATGTGGCAGAGCTGCCCCACATCTCGATAGCGGCGATGAGCATCTTCGGGATCGCGCTCTCGCTGTTTCTGGGGTTCCGCAACAACGCCGCCTATGACCGGTGGTGGGAAGCACGCAAGCTCTGGGGCTCGATGATCGCGGACCTGCGCAACCTGGGGCGGCACATGTGCATCTTTGTCGGCAACGGCGCCGACCGGGCGCAAATCTTGTCCTGGGCGGTCGCCTTTGCGCACCTGCACCGGGGCGCCCTGCGCGACGTGGACGTGAGCGCGGAAATCACCGGCTGGGTCGGCGCCGGGACTGCGTCGGACCTGCTGGCACATCAGAACCCGGCGGATGCCGCGCTGCGGTCGATGGCCGACCAGATCGGCAGCCTGACAGGCCAGCAGGCGATCAGCGGCTTCGGCCAGATGACCATATCACAGACACTCTCTTCGCTGGCGCTGGCACAAGCGGGTTGCGAGCGGATCAAATCGACCCCCCTGCCCTTTGTCTATTCGCTCCTGATCCGGAGGACGACCTATCTCTATTGCTGGCTTCTGCCCTTTGCCCTGATCGAACCAAGCGGCGCCTTCGCCCCCTTGCTCGCGGCGGTAGTCGCCTATGTGTTCTTCGGCCTGCAGACCGTCACCAACGAGCTGGAGCTGCCCTTTCAGAACGTACACAACGGCCTGCCGCTCGATGCCATGTGCAGGACGATTGAAATCTCGGTGTCCGAAGCGTTGGGGCAACCTGCGCCGAAACCGCTGGTGCCCAAAGACTACGTTCTGACCTGA
- a CDS encoding LacI family DNA-binding transcriptional regulator, with translation MAVKTIRNMEEFASVSGISRPTVSKYFHDPDSVRATTRARIEAAIEKYDYRPNLYAMNQNRKLTKNVGIVVPLLTDPYFAEIARKLEQHCIEAGYHPTLFSAHGDPVHEIEALNTLRSIKPAGVLLAPLGRASDRSALERFCAEVPTLLFDSNVDEMGLAFVGSDNMQFTAHITDYLCRTGEPPCFFEMKRPTNPNAHRRRQSYLDAMARFGHTPHVISVEGDGWDFEEIGRLGGHTAFAEGLFPGNTILCSNDRLAIGLLTACYENGVSVGRGEGCQVRVAGQDNHPHSRYTCPPLTTISHDYDAVSKHAADALFAAIDGQAAPWSSTRLEGRLILRDSA, from the coding sequence ATGGCGGTCAAGACCATCAGGAATATGGAAGAGTTCGCCTCTGTCAGCGGCATTTCCCGCCCGACGGTGTCGAAGTATTTCCACGACCCGGACAGCGTTCGCGCAACCACGCGGGCGCGGATCGAGGCGGCGATCGAGAAATACGACTACCGCCCGAACCTCTATGCGATGAATCAGAACCGAAAGCTGACCAAGAATGTCGGCATTGTCGTTCCTCTGCTGACGGACCCCTATTTCGCCGAGATCGCGCGCAAGCTTGAGCAGCATTGCATCGAGGCCGGCTATCACCCGACGCTGTTCAGCGCCCACGGTGATCCGGTGCACGAGATCGAAGCCCTGAACACGCTGCGCTCGATCAAACCCGCCGGTGTCCTTCTGGCCCCGCTGGGCCGCGCCTCGGACAGAAGCGCGCTTGAACGGTTCTGCGCCGAGGTTCCGACGCTGCTGTTCGACAGTAATGTGGACGAAATGGGCCTTGCCTTTGTCGGGTCGGACAACATGCAGTTCACCGCCCATATCACCGATTACCTGTGCCGGACGGGCGAACCGCCCTGCTTTTTCGAGATGAAGCGCCCGACCAACCCCAACGCGCACCGCCGCCGCCAGAGCTATCTCGACGCGATGGCACGGTTCGGGCACACGCCGCATGTGATCTCGGTCGAGGGGGACGGCTGGGATTTCGAGGAAATTGGCCGGCTGGGCGGCCACACGGCCTTTGCGGAGGGGCTGTTTCCCGGCAACACCATCCTTTGCAGCAATGATCGGCTGGCGATCGGTCTGTTGACCGCCTGCTACGAGAACGGTGTGAGCGTGGGCCGCGGCGAAGGCTGCCAGGTGCGTGTGGCCGGTCAGGATAACCATCCCCATTCCCGCTATACCTGTCCGCCGCTGACCACGATTTCGCATGACTACGATGCGGTTTCCAAACATGCCGCCGATGCGCTCTTTGCCGCCATTGACGGCCAGGCCGCGCCCTGGAGCAGCACGCGACTGGAAGGGCGGCTGATCCTGCGGGATTCCGCCTGA
- a CDS encoding sugar ABC transporter substrate-binding protein encodes MSLKSTLSAATALGLIAAGGAYADSHTATITIATVNNGDMIRMQGYTDQFTEETGIAVEWVTLEENVLRQRVTTDITTNGGQFDIMTIGMYETPIWGANGWLVPLDDLSEDYDVDDILPAMANGLSNDGTLYAAPFYGESSMIMYRTDLMEKAGLEMPEGSPTWEFIRDAAAKMTDRENEINGICLRGKAGWGEGGALITAMSNSFGARWFDEDWNAQFDTDAWKDTLTFYTEMMNESGPSGYATNGFNENLSLFQQGKCGMWIDATVAASFVTNPDDSTVADSVGFALAPHRDGVDKNGNWLWAWALAIPAGTQKEAEAKQFIEWATSKDYIELVAENEGWANVPPGARTSLYENPEYQKVPFAQMTLDSILTADPNNPTVDPVPYTGVQFAAIPEFAGVATEVSQEFSAAYAGQQSVEDALAKAQDITNEAMEAAGYR; translated from the coding sequence ATGTCTTTGAAAAGCACGCTTAGTGCTGCAACCGCGCTCGGGCTGATCGCAGCTGGCGGCGCCTACGCAGACAGCCACACCGCAACGATCACCATCGCCACCGTGAACAACGGCGACATGATCCGCATGCAGGGCTACACCGATCAATTCACCGAAGAGACCGGCATCGCCGTGGAATGGGTCACGCTAGAGGAAAACGTCCTGCGCCAGCGCGTGACCACCGACATCACCACCAACGGCGGTCAGTTCGACATCATGACCATCGGCATGTACGAGACCCCGATCTGGGGGGCAAACGGATGGCTGGTGCCGCTGGACGACCTGTCCGAAGACTATGACGTGGACGACATTCTGCCCGCCATGGCGAACGGGCTGAGCAACGATGGCACGCTCTACGCGGCGCCTTTCTACGGCGAAAGCTCGATGATCATGTACCGCACCGACCTGATGGAAAAGGCCGGACTGGAGATGCCCGAAGGGTCCCCCACCTGGGAATTCATCCGTGACGCGGCGGCCAAGATGACCGACCGCGAGAACGAGATCAACGGCATCTGCCTGCGCGGCAAGGCCGGCTGGGGTGAGGGCGGCGCCCTCATCACCGCGATGTCGAATTCCTTTGGCGCGCGCTGGTTCGACGAGGACTGGAATGCCCAGTTCGACACCGACGCCTGGAAGGACACGCTGACGTTCTATACCGAAATGATGAATGAAAGCGGCCCGTCGGGCTATGCGACAAACGGGTTCAACGAGAACCTGTCGCTGTTCCAGCAGGGCAAGTGCGGCATGTGGATCGACGCCACCGTGGCGGCGTCCTTTGTGACCAACCCGGACGATTCGACAGTGGCGGACAGCGTCGGTTTTGCTCTTGCGCCGCACAGGGATGGCGTTGACAAGAACGGCAACTGGCTGTGGGCCTGGGCACTGGCGATCCCGGCAGGCACCCAGAAAGAGGCCGAAGCCAAGCAGTTCATCGAATGGGCGACTTCCAAGGACTACATCGAACTGGTGGCCGAGAACGAAGGCTGGGCCAACGTACCGCCGGGTGCGCGCACCTCGCTTTACGAGAACCCCGAGTACCAGAAGGTGCCCTTTGCCCAGATGACGCTGGACTCGATCCTGACGGCAGATCCGAACAACCCGACGGTCGACCCGGTTCCCTATACCGGTGTGCAGTTCGCGGCGATCCCGGAATTCGCGGGTGTCGCGACAGAGGTGAGCCAGGAGTTCTCGGCCGCCTATGCAGGCCAGCAGTCCGTCGAAGACGCACTGGCCAAGGCGCAGGACATCACCAACGAAGCGATGGAAGCTGCCGGCTACCGGTAA
- a CDS encoding carbohydrate ABC transporter permease — MATKASRSAARLMMAPAVILLLGWMLVPLMMTLWFSFRTYLPLRGGDKGWTGFDNYVRFVTSSSFWPAVSTTLIIVAGVLAITIALGVLLAILLDQPMWGQGVVRILVIAPFFVMPTVSALVWKNIFMDPTNGLFAHLWRFFGADPVSWLSNAATPSIILIVSWQWLPFATLILLTAIQSLDSEQLEAAEMDGASPLARFFYITLPHLSRAITIVLLIQTIFLLAIFAEIFVTTGGAFGTRTLSYLIFQRVLESQNIGLGSAGGVYAIILANIVAIFLMRIVGKNLDT; from the coding sequence ATGGCGACCAAGGCTTCCCGATCCGCCGCCAGACTGATGATGGCCCCCGCCGTGATCCTGCTTTTGGGCTGGATGCTGGTGCCGCTGATGATGACGCTGTGGTTCTCGTTCCGGACGTATCTGCCGCTGCGCGGCGGCGACAAGGGGTGGACCGGTTTCGACAACTACGTCCGCTTTGTCACCTCCAGCTCTTTCTGGCCCGCGGTTTCGACCACGTTGATTATCGTCGCCGGGGTTCTTGCCATAACCATCGCGCTGGGCGTGCTGCTGGCGATCCTGCTGGATCAGCCGATGTGGGGGCAGGGGGTTGTCCGCATCCTGGTGATTGCCCCCTTTTTTGTCATGCCCACCGTTTCGGCGCTGGTGTGGAAGAACATCTTCATGGACCCCACCAACGGGCTTTTCGCCCATCTGTGGCGGTTCTTCGGGGCCGACCCGGTCAGTTGGCTGTCGAATGCCGCGACCCCGTCCATCATCCTGATCGTCAGCTGGCAGTGGCTGCCCTTTGCGACGCTGATCCTGCTGACCGCGATCCAGTCGCTGGACAGCGAACAGCTGGAAGCCGCCGAAATGGACGGCGCATCACCTCTGGCGCGCTTTTTCTACATCACCCTGCCGCACCTGTCGCGGGCGATCACCATCGTGCTGCTGATCCAGACGATCTTTCTGCTGGCGATCTTCGCCGAGATATTCGTGACCACCGGCGGCGCCTTCGGCACCCGCACGCTGTCCTACCTGATCTTCCAGCGCGTGCTGGAAAGCCAGAACATCGGCCTGGGGTCGGCGGGCGGTGTCTATGCCATCATCCTTGCCAATATCGTCGCCATCTTCCTGATGCGCATCGTCGGCAAGAACCTGGATACCTGA
- a CDS encoding carbohydrate ABC transporter permease, which yields MARSVTTRRKSINTAAAWIIGLLIFFPILWTILTSFKTEAQAISDPPVFLFFDWTTENYSTVMERSNYARFLWNSIIIAGGSTLLGIIIAVPAAWSMAFVPSRRTKDILLWMLSTKMLPAVGVLYPIYLLFIRLGLLDSVVGLTVVLMLINLPIIVWMLYTYFREIPGEILEAARMDGATLKEEILYVLTPMAIPGIASTLLLNFILAWNEAFWTLNLTAAQAAPLTAFIASYSSPEGLFYAKLSAASTMAIAPILILGWFSQKQLVRGLTFGAVK from the coding sequence ATGGCACGTTCTGTCACCACACGGCGCAAGTCGATCAACACCGCCGCCGCCTGGATCATCGGGCTGCTGATCTTCTTCCCGATCCTCTGGACGATCCTGACCAGTTTCAAGACCGAGGCGCAGGCGATCAGCGACCCGCCGGTGTTCCTGTTCTTCGACTGGACCACCGAGAACTATTCAACGGTGATGGAGCGGTCGAACTATGCCCGCTTCCTGTGGAACTCGATCATCATCGCGGGCGGCTCGACCCTTCTGGGGATCATCATCGCGGTGCCCGCCGCCTGGTCGATGGCCTTTGTCCCGTCCAGGCGGACCAAGGACATCCTGCTCTGGATGCTCTCGACCAAGATGCTGCCGGCGGTCGGGGTGCTGTACCCGATCTACCTGCTGTTCATCCGGCTCGGGCTGCTGGACAGCGTCGTTGGCCTGACCGTGGTGCTGATGCTGATCAACCTGCCGATCATCGTCTGGATGCTCTACACGTATTTCCGTGAAATTCCCGGCGAAATTCTGGAAGCCGCCCGGATGGACGGGGCCACGCTGAAGGAAGAGATCCTCTATGTGCTGACGCCCATGGCGATCCCCGGCATCGCCTCGACCCTGCTGCTGAACTTTATCCTCGCCTGGAACGAGGCGTTCTGGACGTTGAACCTGACCGCGGCGCAGGCCGCGCCGCTGACCGCCTTCATCGCCAGCTACTCCAGCCCCGAAGGTCTGTTCTACGCCAAGCTCAGCGCCGCATCGACCATGGCCATCGCGCCGATCCTCATCCTTGGCTGGTTCAGCCAGAAGCAACTCGTCCGGGGCCTGACCTTTGGCGCCGTGAAATAG
- a CDS encoding ABC transporter ATP-binding protein has product MGQIELKQVTKSFGDVQVIPPLDLTIKDGEFTVFVGPSGCGKSTLLRLIAGLEDITTGHIEIDGKDATDVVPARRGLAMVFQSYALYPHMTVRKNIAFPLKMAKMDQAEIDKRVDAAAQVLNLADYIDRRPGQLSGGQRQRVAIGRAIVREPAAFLFDEPLSNLDAALRVGMRMEISELHKKLATTMIYVTHDQVEAMTMADKIVVLQAGVIEQVGSPLELYRAPRNTFVAGFIGSPKMNLITGQEAAKHDAHTIGVRPEHIDVVESDGVWQGTVGVAEHLGSDTFFHVHDTGLAETITVRSIGNVSLRHGDTIHLTPRAGEIHRFDKAGLRVA; this is encoded by the coding sequence ATGGGACAGATTGAACTCAAACAGGTGACGAAATCCTTCGGCGACGTGCAGGTCATCCCGCCGCTGGACCTGACCATCAAGGATGGCGAATTCACCGTCTTCGTCGGCCCGTCGGGCTGTGGCAAGTCGACCCTCCTGCGGCTGATCGCGGGGCTGGAGGACATTACCACGGGCCATATCGAAATCGACGGAAAGGATGCGACGGACGTGGTTCCCGCACGGCGGGGGCTGGCGATGGTGTTCCAGTCCTACGCGCTTTACCCGCATATGACGGTGCGCAAGAACATCGCCTTTCCGCTGAAGATGGCCAAGATGGACCAGGCCGAGATCGACAAGCGCGTGGATGCGGCGGCGCAGGTGCTGAACCTGGCCGATTACATCGACCGCCGTCCCGGCCAATTGTCCGGCGGCCAGCGCCAGCGTGTCGCCATCGGCCGGGCCATCGTGCGCGAACCGGCGGCGTTCCTGTTCGATGAACCGCTGTCGAACCTCGATGCCGCCCTGCGTGTGGGCATGCGCATGGAAATCTCCGAACTGCACAAGAAGCTGGCCACCACGATGATCTACGTCACCCACGACCAGGTGGAGGCGATGACGATGGCCGACAAGATCGTGGTTCTTCAGGCCGGTGTGATCGAACAGGTGGGCAGCCCGCTTGAACTCTACCGGGCGCCGCGCAACACCTTCGTCGCGGGTTTCATCGGTTCGCCCAAGATGAACCTGATCACCGGCCAGGAGGCGGCAAAACATGACGCCCACACCATCGGTGTCCGGCCCGAGCATATCGACGTGGTCGAAAGCGACGGTGTCTGGCAGGGGACGGTCGGCGTGGCCGAGCACCTGGGGTCCGACACGTTTTTTCACGTCCATGACACGGGCCTGGCCGAGACCATCACCGTCCGCTCCATCGGGAACGTCAGCCTGCGTCACGGCGATACCATTCACCTGACGCCCCGCGCCGGGGAAATCCACCGTTTCGACAAGGCCGGGCTGCGCGTCGCATGA